A DNA window from Porites lutea chromosome 6, jaPorLute2.1, whole genome shotgun sequence contains the following coding sequences:
- the LOC140941271 gene encoding uncharacterized protein — protein MDFYLFQNILPVVIAVAVVAISWYLWRRKSKGFYVNSEQEESRSGDERAQNVSEKDDEEEVTFEEAAKFLQGAGLIKAKDIHYLPADEKEMLPQDEGKQQLTDNEQKKRIKEMTVKDASNIQTYYKSSRLGIKEIESQMTTEELAEERETQKKQLEEIFKLLETDKDKYGVTTMDDLQAQMKLYTR, from the exons ATGGATTTTTATctgtttcaaaatattcttcCCGTCGTAATTGCCGTGGCTGTGGTAGCAATTAGCTGGTACTTATGGCGAAGAAAATCCAAGGGTTTTTATGTCAATTCTGAACAGGAAGAGTCGAGGTCGGGAGATGAAAGAGCACAGAATGTGTCcgaaaag GATGATGAGGAAGAAGTGACTTTTGAAGAGGCTGCCAAGTTTTTACAAGGTGCAGGCCTAATAAAGGCGAAAGATATCCATTACCTTCCAGCAGATGAGAAAGAGATGCTGCCACAAGACGAAGGTAAACAGCAACTGACAGACAATGAACAGAAAAAGAGGATCAAAGAGATGACAGTCAAGGATGCATCTAACATTCAGACTTACTACAAGTCGTCTCGGCTGGGTATCAAAGAGATTGAAAGCCAAATGACCACAGAGGAATTGGCTGAAGAAAGAGA GACACAGAAAAAACAACTTGAAGAAATTTTTAAGCTCCTGGAGACAGATAAGGACAAGTATGGTGTAACAACAATGGATGATCTTCAAGCACAAATGAAGTTGTACACAAGATAA